A window of Nocardia arthritidis genomic DNA:
GCGGCGTGCGCGGAGTGGCCACGACCGACCGGGACGACCGGCAGATCGCCGGTGAGTTCGGCGACGGAGATACCGCGGCCGCCGCGCCTGCGCCGACCACCGCTCGAAGAGGGCGCCGCGCCCTGCTGACCGTTGCGGGCCAACAGTTCCGCGACCGAAAGCTGTTTCGACTCGTCCGTCACGAGGGCACAACTCCAATCGGCCCCGATAGTGCCGCGTCACCACCGGGCCTCGGCTTGCCGCTACCGGCCGCCGGGCCCGGGGAGCACTTGGCCCGGGGTCCGCCGTTCATATCGGTATCCAGTTTGCGCAGGATCAGTCCCTCTCGCAGCGCCCACGGACAAATTTCGAGGGTGTCCAGCGATAGTGCCCGCATACTCGCCTCCGCGACCAATGCGCCAGCCACCAATTGCTGTGACCGATCGGAACTTACGCCTTCCAATTCTGCACGGTCGGCGGCCGTCATTCGCGATATGAACGCAATCAGTTGGCGCAGACCTGAGCTGGTGAGTGTACGACGCACCCTGGCGCCCGCCCCCGAGGGTGCCGCCCCGGTCAACCGGGCAAGCGACCGGAACGTCTTGGACGTGCCGACGGCGAGATCCGGTTTACCCACCTCGATCAGCTGTTTCGCCGGGGTCACCAGTTCGGCGTCGAGCCAGTCGCGCAGCACGGCGACCCGGCGTTTGCCGGGCGGATCCTCGCGCAGCCACTCCCGTGTCAACCGGCCTGCGCCGAGCTGCAGCGAGAGCGCGACGTCGGGTTCCTCGTCGCCGCCGTTGGTCATTTCCAGCGATCCGCCGCCGATGTCGAGGTTGAGAATGCGGCCCGCGCTCCAGCCGTACCAGCGCCGCACCGCGAGAAAGGTGAGCCGGGCCTCGTCGACCCCGGAAAGCACCTGCAGATCCACCCCGGTTTCCCGGCGCACCCGGTTGAGCACCTGGTCGGAATTGGTGGCCTCGCGCAGCGCCGAGGTGGCGAACGGCATCAGCTCGACGCATTTGGAAGTCTCGGCGATGCTGGCGAATTCGGCCACCGTATCGATCAGCCTGCGCGCACCCGCCTCGGTGATCCGGCCGTGGTTGTCCATATTCTCCGACAGCCGCAGCGTGGCCTTCGTCGAGCTCATCGGCATGGGGTGGCCACCACGATGAGCGTCCACCACGAGCAGGTGCACGGTATTGCTTCCGACGTCGAGTACCCCTAGCCGCACAAGAACACGGTACTGGGTCGACCGGCGCTTCAGGTCACGCGATCGAACTGTTAGCGTCTCGCACTGTGACGGAAGGCGCAGCTGCGAAGACCCGGCGCAAGCCCCGACCAGCGGGAAAGATCGACCCGAGCCCGGAGGTGGCTCTCGATTTCCCGCGTGAGTGGATCGAATTCGTCGATCCGGCAAACGATGAGCATC
This region includes:
- a CDS encoding Ppx/GppA phosphatase family protein, coding for MRLGVLDVGSNTVHLLVVDAHRGGHPMPMSSTKATLRLSENMDNHGRITEAGARRLIDTVAEFASIAETSKCVELMPFATSALREATNSDQVLNRVRRETGVDLQVLSGVDEARLTFLAVRRWYGWSAGRILNLDIGGGSLEMTNGGDEEPDVALSLQLGAGRLTREWLREDPPGKRRVAVLRDWLDAELVTPAKQLIEVGKPDLAVGTSKTFRSLARLTGAAPSGAGARVRRTLTSSGLRQLIAFISRMTAADRAELEGVSSDRSQQLVAGALVAEASMRALSLDTLEICPWALREGLILRKLDTDMNGGPRAKCSPGPAAGSGKPRPGGDAALSGPIGVVPS